From a region of the Streptomyces sp. NBC_00193 genome:
- a CDS encoding LLM class flavin-dependent oxidoreductase → MDLDVLYEIDVPRPWRGAHPHGQRAAEQRAYREAVEQIRLADRMGFRTVWAVEHHFREGRSHCPAPEVLLGHLAGLTERIRLGFGVTLTPFAFTPPQRIAEKVATVDVLSGGRVEWGTGRSTPMEQAAFGVDREKSRDDWREAIEIVTGMWREEYFAYESERFAFPRRMVTPKPVQDPHPPAWMAATSPGSAEVAGAHGLGLLSFSIMQPLEAMAAQVAAYRAAAAAPGPLTDVTTDRVAAYTLVHATPPRTEPGPRVWESVAWWYSNLAQFTLEWELPHLSPEERERTFPLLTPILEGNVPVREFSDGDMILIGDAETIVAKAKRYADLGVDQLICYVQWGYLEHREILRTLEILGKEVIPELARYTPRKASA, encoded by the coding sequence ATGGACCTGGACGTGCTCTACGAGATCGACGTGCCGCGGCCCTGGCGGGGAGCCCACCCGCACGGCCAGCGGGCCGCTGAGCAGCGCGCTTACCGGGAGGCGGTGGAACAGATCCGGCTCGCCGACCGGATGGGCTTCCGTACCGTCTGGGCGGTCGAGCACCACTTCCGCGAGGGCCGCTCGCACTGCCCGGCCCCCGAGGTGCTCCTCGGACACCTGGCCGGGCTCACCGAGCGGATCCGGCTGGGCTTCGGCGTGACCCTGACCCCCTTCGCCTTCACGCCGCCGCAGCGCATCGCGGAGAAGGTCGCCACCGTCGACGTGCTCTCCGGCGGCCGGGTGGAGTGGGGCACCGGCCGCTCCACGCCCATGGAGCAGGCGGCCTTCGGGGTGGACCGGGAGAAGTCCCGCGACGACTGGCGCGAGGCCATCGAGATCGTGACCGGAATGTGGCGCGAGGAGTACTTCGCGTACGAGTCGGAGCGTTTCGCCTTCCCGCGCCGCATGGTCACCCCCAAGCCGGTGCAGGATCCGCACCCGCCCGCCTGGATGGCGGCCACCTCCCCCGGCTCCGCGGAGGTCGCGGGCGCGCACGGCCTCGGGCTGCTGTCCTTCTCGATCATGCAGCCGCTGGAGGCGATGGCCGCCCAGGTGGCCGCCTACCGGGCCGCGGCCGCCGCCCCGGGCCCCCTCACCGACGTCACCACGGACCGGGTCGCCGCCTACACCCTGGTCCACGCCACCCCGCCGCGCACCGAGCCGGGTCCCCGGGTCTGGGAGTCGGTCGCCTGGTGGTACTCCAACCTGGCGCAGTTCACCCTGGAGTGGGAGCTGCCGCACCTGAGCCCCGAGGAGCGGGAGCGGACCTTCCCGCTGCTCACGCCGATCCTCGAAGGGAACGTACCCGTACGGGAGTTCAGCGACGGGGACATGATCCTCATCGGGGACGCGGAGACGATCGTCGCCAAGGCCAAGCGGTACGCGGACCTCGGCGTCGACCAGCTCATCTGCTACGTCCAGTGGGGCTACCTGGAACACCGGGAGATCCTGCGGACCCTGGAGATCCTGGGCAAGGAAGTCATCCCGGAACTGGCCCGGTACACGCCCCGGAAGGCCTCCGCGTGA